AACACCTCCAGGAaatccattagtaatcggaacatgggatgtacaaggaatgaatggaagaaaactggaagtcgtcaaaaatgaaatggaacatacaaacatcgatattctaggcgtTAGTGAGGTAGAATGGGCTGGAGCTGGCCGTTTTGAATCTggcaatcatgtagtctactattctgggtatgacacattgaagaggaatggtgttgcattcgtcatcaaaaagagcatttcgagGTCTGTCCTAAattacaaagctgtcagtgataggttaatatccatacgtctacaaggaagaccagttaatacgactgttattcaaatttatgcaccaaccactgatgccaaagatgaagaaattgaagatttctacaaactgctgcagtctgaaattgatcaaacgtacaAGAAAGATGCATTAGTAATCACTGGtaactggaatgcgaaagttggagacaaagaagagaaaCCAGTAGCTGGGAACtgcggccttggtgatagaaacgaagctggagatcgcatgattgaattctGCAAGTTCAATGACTTAtacattggaaatactttttttcaacaacataagcgaCGACTATACACATACGCATCTCCAGATGGACTAAACAGGGATCAAATCGCCTACTTTTGTGTAAAAAGACGATGGAAATGCTTAATGTCGttagtcaggacaaggccaggggccaggtgTGGAACAGATCATCGCTTGCTCCTGTGCAGGTTTCGGTTAAtgttaaagaaaatcagagcaaatctgCAAGGGCCAAAGTATAGCCCTGAACGCACCCCACCTGAATTGACACCATCTCAAGAGTACTTTGGCGCTCTGAACACTAATGAGTGAAGACTGgaagagttgtgggaagacaccaAGGGCACCATACACACGTGAAGAAAGtgaaagatcatttaaaagacaaagaaggaaaaggacatggaactttTTAAAGTAGTAGAATTTTTAGCTTTTAATAGTTGGAGGGGgttgtgggagggagaaagggcacAACGGTTTAGAGGACACTGAGCCATCTGTtattggtgatgggaaaatttgggaacagataaGATACGGGTGATGTTTGAACAACATAATGTAattcattgaactgtacatgccAGGGTTGTTGAAATGGtggatgttttgttacatatgcttaaaccacaataaatttttttaaattttcagcttgaattttttaGACTCTTACATGAATTCTGATTTCATTGAGTACGTTCCTTTGTGTGTGGTGTCTATCAGAGAGTTGGATTATATGGCTGAAGGGGTTTTCCTTTTCTCCCCCCCAGAATCACTTCATTTTATCATGAAAAAGTTTCCTCTAAAATTACTGAAGTAAGATATCATTAGAAGAATGCCTCAGGGGTTTAGTTCAGAGTTTTTGAGTTTGCTTATTAAATCTATAAAGATTTTGATCTTTTTGCCTCTAGCTGTTGAGGGTTTATCTGTGTTCACCAAACTCATGAGATTGTCACGAATAAGTGTTTTTCAATGGGATGTGCATCTTTCATAGCGTCCTGAATACCaggtccattgccatcgagtcaattctgactcaaagcgacccagaggacagagtagaactgccccatggggtttccaaggtatacctggtagattcaaactgtcacctttctgattagcagccaaactcttaaccactacaccccaggGTTTCTGTGGCCTGAACCTGAATAGGAGTCGTTTTTGTTCACCACGGCACTAAAAAAGCTAAAGTCATTCTAAAATTTGGGGGTGAGCAAGGAATCAAAGTGAGCAGAGGTCACAAATTGGTGACTGACTTAGCTAAATCTGTCCCCAGATGGTTTTGTCTGGCctttaaaatatcttaaaaatttGAATTCTAACCTTTAAAGTTTAGGATATGTGTCAAAAATAACCAGATTGTCTTTCTAATCTCATGACCAACAGGTCATATGTGTCCCACTTAGGTTTTCTGCCTCGAGTTTTTGTTGGGAAGCTACTTTCCCACTAACAGTATGTGCACTGTCAGGAGGGGACCTGAATAACTTTAGAAAGGAGGGTGTGCCACAAATCACCATTTTTACAGGGATATTGTATGAGCTGGTGCATCCTGTTAGGGACGTATGTGTCACATCAAACCTGCATGTAGGTCCACAGGGATGCAGCCCACCAACCCTGCCCCTGGAGTCTAGAGGGACAAACTCAATGATTGTGCattctgttaattaaaaaaagttatCAACAAAGAATTTAATTGAGCCATGAAAGGGTTAAATCTGAACTTTAGCATTGGGCTTATacttttaaataaattgaaattcAGTCAAGTAGTATCACCTTTGGAAGGAGCAGACATACTTAACACAGTCTTTGCCAGGTTTAATTTCCTTGTGTAGCTAACTTTCCTCTCTCGTCTAGTCTCTATACATGTATTTGAATTTGTTACCCGTGGTCTAGGAAGATGTATAATAAACCAAGGAAGGGCAAGGTTTAGCTGTCTCTCTTTACAGTAATACTTTGTCATGGCTGTCAGGTTTAGGCGCCCTTTTCGAGATTCCGTATGTATATAACTGACTTTCTTCACACAGTGGTGGTAATAGAAGTAGCTAGTGTTTATCAAGTACTTAAAAAtgccagggagtccctgggttgtgcaaactgCTAACAAgatggaggcttgagtccacccagaggcatcccagAAGAGATAGTCCtgaaacctacttctgaaagatcagccattgaaaaccctatggaacacagttctactgtgacacacgtggtcaccctgagtcagaatctatcaGAGGACAACAGGTAATATATGCCACGCACGGTTGTTAATGCTTTAAATgaactctaattcatttaatcttcaaaacctCTGAGGTATAGATACTGTTATTTGGAGACACAGATTGAGTAACTTGCCTCAGTATGCATAGCTAGTaaatggtagagccaggatttaaacttAGTGTTCTGACTTCAAGTTTATGTTCGTTAACTGCTGAACTATCTTTGAAAATAGACCCTAGTCGTTTTCAATTTGGTTATCCGTATAGCAACAGACAATTTCTTGGGGTAACTGTTCTTAgtctttaaattatttattttttgtgatctCTAGCACATCACTGGAACACCTGTGTGCTGACTACTTGTTTTCTAGGTTTGAAAAGCTCTCTGTTTTTTTACTGCCTATTTTGTATAGGTAGGAATTGCTAGAAGTTCCAGTTCAGCATGTAGGTCGGCTTTACAAATGAGATAACTTGTTCAGTACCTAATACTGGGAGGTAATTAAAACAGAGAACATTGGACTTTACATCTCACATCTAAACCACTTTGTATCCTGTTTTTATATGGCCTAcaaactaagatttttttttttttaagttgtgctttaggtgagaggttacagctcaagttaatttctcattcaaaaatttatacatatgtattttgtgacattgattgcaatccctgcaatgtgacagtgtgctttccttttccaccctgagttccctgtgtccatttgcccagtctaagaatttttttttaattgtttaaaaaaaaaacgcaaCAGACTATACGTTGCTGCGCAAAGTCTAAGATATTTAATGTGAGTTCTTAATAGGAAAAGTTTGCAGAACTCTGGAGAGGTAGTTGCCCAGTCTCTGGTCCCAGTAGATCTGTTCTTAGCCATAGAAGTAATGGCCCCATAACATAATTACTTGAATGTTGTGGCACTAGGGAAGATATAAAGACTTCCTGGTGGTGTGCCACTAAGGAAGGACTTGGAGAAAGGGAGTTGAACCATAAAAGGATTTAATTGCCAAGTTGTGATGTGTCATTGGCAGGCTAAAAAGCAGTATGTATTGGTGACTTGTGTACAGTGAAGTTCAGgattgattttatgtgctggttACATTAGCCACTGATCTCTTAAACTGGCCAGAAGTTCGTTCGTGTTCACCAAGTCATATGAATACTCTGTGACCATGTAGTGACTCCCTGCTGTTGCCTCCTAAAGCAAAATACTTGATCTTAAAATCTTCTAGAATAGAGAACCAGTATATTCACCTTTTGTTTTCCAAGGACCTGGGTGGCAGTTGGTAAGTTTTCTACTTTCAGTCTCAGTCCGTAGAAACATCTACGATCCAGCCCACCTAAGGCAGAATAGTAGAAAATGTGAGAAATAAGAATGTATCTGTCAGGGTGTTTAATATAGGAAATGAAAAGATAAGTGGGGGTTTGTGATCTTGCGGCACCTGCTGGACCTGGAAATTGTCCTGGTGCCTGGATGCTTAGGTCGTGGATCATACAGAAGCTAAATCCTGGATATAAAAACATCTACAGGATTATAATCCGTGCAGCTAGGCAAATTACGTGTTATAACGGCATGGTGTGGTGATCGGGAACAAGATGATAGAAGGAACCCAATCCCTGCCGTCAGAATCAatcctgattcatagcaaccctataggatagagtagaactgcccccatctttttgccagagtggctggtgtgttcagaccactgacatcttggttagcatctgagtgcttaactactgtgccaccagggctcctagataatAGGGTAAGAGCATTTAATTATCAATAGGTAAATTTATATATGGTAAGCATGTCAGACAATACTGTAGATTGGCTAAACATTCTGCCTTATGAAATTTTACAATATGTTTTATGTGTATACAGGTAAAGATTAGTTGTGCTTTAGGGGTGGGAGGGCAGTCAGACATGATGAACCTGCTGGAGTAGTCCTTAAATTTGAATGCATTGGGCTATGAAAAACGGTGAAACTTAACAGATAGTTTTTTAGGATGTGCTAAGTAAGCATTTAAAGTTTTAGGCAAGCTGTAATTAAGTCTTTGAATTGTTAGGAAGTTTCTTTGGGAGAGGGAATTACCTTTTTTTATCACTTTTTTAAGAATCTAATTCATGCAAAATGGGCCTTTTCATATCCCTATTCCTAGCCCAGCCTTGATGGACTTCAGGACGGACCCTCCTAGCAATTTGACTCCCCTACCACCCAACATGTTTTAGGGGAAAAGTATGGTAAATATATAGATAACAGAACAATCGTCActtgcacagttcagtgacataagcttatgttcatcatgttcaaCTATCACCATTcaggatttttccatcacccttaacagaaagcAGCTCATTGTCCCCTGAGTGAAATGTATCCCTTTCCGTCTCCCTTCTCCCCGCCCCTAGTAATAAACTTTGATTTCTATACACTTACTTAGTCTAGTTTTTTCATATATGtaggatcatacaacatttgaccttttgtgactgacgtttcactcagcatcattttTCAAGGTTTGTTCATGTAGtatgtattaggacttcatttctctttatggttgagtaggTTGTGTTGTATGTATGTAACacgtgtttgtttatccattaatctgttgacgGATGGACATACAGGCTGTTCATACCTTTGCTATTATgaagagtgctgcagtgaacatgggtgtacaagtacctgttcctgcctttcttccttttaggtacatacctaggagtggaattgttgggtcatggtAGTtctggagtccttgagtggcCTGCATGGTTAAGggctagactgctaactgaaaggttggtgcttcagacacactcagaggctccttgggaggaaggcctgctgctgctgctctgcttccgaaaggccacagccttggaaaaccctattgAGTAGTTCTCTGCTGCTCACATTAGATCACCATGAGCCGGGattaactctacagcaactaacaataccgATAACGTGGTAATTCTGTTCAACGTTTTGAGGAACTGCAAGactgttcccaccagcagtggatgaaggAAGGTTCCAATTTCAAGCACTTTGACTTTTGCTCCCTGTCTTTATGGTTAGACAGGTAGGTATAGTTTATGAAATGTTACTGTCTAGTgctaccaagttgattccaactcttggcaactccacattttacagagtagaagtgctccttaagtttttttgttgttgtttttaaacgcTTTAATCTTTATACAAGCAGGGCACCAGgcgttttcttctgtggtgctgcaaTGGCcagcttttcagctagtagttaagcGTGTAACCATTGCATCACCTAGAGACTCCAGTTTATGACATAAAACATAGTGGCAGTTAATTCCCCCTCCCCCTGCAATGCTCAGAAACCCACCATGCCCGTGACTTGGGAAAAATCAAGCATATGACAAAGCatctttttgtatatttttgtttGAGTTTTTTCTATAAGTGAATAACAATTTGGCATCAGGTAATATTTACATTCTGACTAATTTTAAGATCTGTATCCTGGATAGATAATTATTGGAATTTAGAGCTGGCTATATGTTTGTACATTGTGCTATGTTAGGGACTTTTGAAGAGGCTGATCTTCCTATTTCTTTACATCTCTGCAAGATTGCTTCCCTTTTAGCCTTCTCCTGACTTAAAATGATGTCACCTTTTTTGCTTCAGCCACTTggtgtctgtaattttttttattttttggaagtcagAACTGTCCGTATTTGCTTAATAAAAATGAAGACAGTACTGTACTtctaagtaggagccctggtggagtaatggttaagtgttttgctgctaaccagaggttagttcaaacccacccaatgaaCAGCTCCACTGgcgaaaaacctggtgatctgcttctgcaaatatCACAACCAAGAAATCCGTGTAGGGTACTTCTGCTCtgccacatggagtcactgtgagttggaaaccaCTCAACAAGCACCCACCAACAAC
This DNA window, taken from Elephas maximus indicus isolate mEleMax1 chromosome 3, mEleMax1 primary haplotype, whole genome shotgun sequence, encodes the following:
- the YBX1 gene encoding Y-box-binding protein 1 isoform X1 gives rise to the protein MSSEAETQQPPAAPPATPALSAADTKPGTTGSGAGSGGPGGLTSAAPAGGDKKVIATKVLGTVKWFNVRNGYGFINSAVLEDEPPRLERTQNTTGEDGDGVTPPGNPLVIGTWDVQGMNGRKLEVVKNEMEHTNIDILGVSEVEWAGAGRFESGNHVVYYSGYDTLKRNGVAFVIKKSISRSVLNYKAVSDRLISIRLQGRPVNTTVIQIYAPTTDAKDEEIEDFYKLLQSEIDQTYKKDALVITGNWNAKVGDKEEKPVAGNCGLGDRNEAGDRMIEFCKFNDLYIGNTFFQQHKRRLYTYASPDGLNRDQIAYFCVKRRWKCLMSLVRTRPGARCGTDHRLLLCRFRLMLKKIRANLQGPKYSPERTPPELTPSQEYFGALNTNE